In one Drosophila pseudoobscura strain MV-25-SWS-2005 chromosome X, UCI_Dpse_MV25, whole genome shotgun sequence genomic region, the following are encoded:
- the Exn gene encoding ephexin-1 isoform X3: MTLWYDRLPGPESPVNVRERLKPHRTRSPDWSKRIRDKRLQQKKAISCIEDDSDHYYETLHSSQLQRQPDGARSGLRASHRRAKNHSVSAHALGEHVANSDDYDSFETDSDEHGEESPGQRLRNHNDSGVDMRNHRLPKPPAPQNQVYEFVRKFKDFISNKKSPKGSQQKLYENTTTGTAFYVESCGKKQEEIYENTEYAAKTLSSSEKTLNGSGSGGFQSPAEQPAVLRAKQKNGKSLRSRLRKSLVGSTFDSKQLSALTATRSTFYLEDPPEVGPEPNSAGELDSGFSEKASSGDIPVQMPSAEAQKFSTVARKAKKEAKATRRRTTIGLRPNDPPPPPPPAPPFPGLKVDHGQGGQGQQGQTTSWYAECGVFKQSSHLNGTPSQATDDLATPTPSAHGGGGSSWYAESGLYQTSGISVASSSGSSGVSTGNEAGLGDDLQTEPHSMFSNEPLYQMYSAAKLESITRDLEVHESSADGYEEIGMHALRSPKPQPEPVHVEQLPKQRPSALQLVGPKNGPSRTLWSEIPEVIHSGILPTLKSRERSLQEAKFEIITSEASYLKSLTLLRRHFMNNSAFVDSSVLSSQDRKELFSYIVPVHECSERLLTELECCWQDNIMLHGLSRCIYEIAERHFHVYIAFCEHQGRMDRTLRRLKEAKNGVFQQHLEKLEASPSCCGLNLLSFLMLPMQRITRLPLLIDAVFSKESPHNQEEYESWKRTLALVQKVVAQCNEAANRWEQAHELDRISKQLEFPSNIRALAIVPVGVTKHGAKPRFLVKRGELTHLVWRGDDAKLTFGKRFTKSSIYAFLFSDLLVLCKRRGESNFSVFDYCPRSMLTIASGETLPQLPTKDIKDQAGKNLILMTLLENCDRKTVELVLSCPSVSDQQRWLQAMRPPESETPGEKLYESWDCPQVVAKHSYKSDEPDVLNLELGDVVNVTRKLPDGWYQGERIRDGAVGWFPGSYTDELNSAHVRSRNLKQRHRLLTFTATYLEAQKGK, translated from the exons ATGACTCTGTGGTATGATCGATTGCCAGGCCCAGAGAGCCCTGTAAA TGTACGGGAACGCTTGAAGCCACATCGTACCCGGAGCCCGGACTGGTCGAAGCGCATTAGAGACAAAAGACTGCAACAAAAGAAGGCGATAAGCTGCATAGAGG ATGACTCCGATCACTATTACGAGACGCTGCACTCGAgccagctgcagcggcagccggaTGGGGCACGCAGCGGATTGCGAGCCTCGCACCGACGCGCCAAAAACCACTCAGTCTCCGCCCATGCACTGGGCGAGCATGTGGCCAACTCCGACGACTACGACTCCTTTGAGACGGACAGCGATGAGCACGGCGAGGAGTCGCCAGGTCAGCGTCTGCGAAAC CACAATGACAGCGGCGTGGACATGAGGAACCATCGCCTGCCCAAGCCACCGGCACCGCAGAATCAAGTGTACGAATTTGTGCGCAAGTTCAAGGACTTTATATCCAACAAAAAGTCGCCAAAGGGCAGCCAACAGAAGCTGTACGAGAACACGACAACGGGTACGGCCTTCTATGTGGAGAGCTGCGGCAAGAAGCAGGAGGAGATCTACGAGAATACCGAATACGCAGCCAAAACTCTAAGCAGCTCGGAGAAGACTCTgaatggcagcggcagtggtgGGTTCCAAAGTCCGGCAGAGCAGCCGGCAGTTCTGCGGGCCAAGCAGAAGAACGGAAAGAGCCTCCGGTCCAGGCTGCGCAAGAGTCTCGTGGGTTCCACCTTCGACAGCAAGCAGCTTTCCGCACTGACAGCCACGCGGAGCACGTTCTACCTCGAGGACCCCCCCGAGGTGGGGCCGGAACCGAATAGTGCCGGGGAGTTGGACTCGGGCTTCTCCGAGAAGGCCTCTTCCGGTGATATTCCAGTGCAGATGCCCAGCGCCGAAGCACAGAAGTTCTCCACCGTGGCCCGCAAGGCCAAGAAAGAGGCCAAGGCCACGAGGCGTCGCACCACAATCGGCCTGCGTCCCAACGATcccccaccaccgcctccgccaGCACCCCCGTTCCCAGGCCTCAAAGTGGATCATGGACAGGGGGGACAGGGGCAGCAGGGACAGACCACCTCGTGGTATGCCGAGTGCGGAGTCTTCAAGCAGTCGAGTCATCTCAATGGAACCCCATCGCAGGCCACCGATGacctggccacgcccacaccaaGTGCCCACGGGGGAGGAGGGAGCTCCTGGTACGCCGAATCGGGTCTCTACCAAACGAGCGGCATCTCTGTGGCCAGCTCCAGCGGCAGCTCTGGCGTCTCCACCGGCAACGAGGCAGGTCTGGGCGATGACCTCCAAACGGAGCCCCACAGCATGTTCTCCAATGAGCCACTCTATCAGATGTACAGCGCCGCCAAGCTGGAG TCAATCACTCGCGATCTGGAGGTGCACGAGAGCTCTGCAGATGGCTATGAGGAGATCGGTATGCATGCTCTGCGCAGCCCAAAGCCCCAACCGGAGCCCGTCCACGTGGAACAGCTGCCCAAGCAGCGGCCATCCGCTTTGCAGTTGGTCGGCCCAAAGAACGGACCATCTCGGACGCTGTGGAGCGAGATCCCAGAGGTTATACACTCCGGAATACTGC ccACACTGAAAAGCCGGGAGCGCAGCCTGCAGGAGGCCAAATTCGAGATCATTACATCGGAGGCCAGTTACCTCAAGTCTCTGACACTCCTGCGGCGCCACTTCATGAACAACAGCGCCTTTGTGGACAGCTCTGTGCTGAGTTCGCAGGATCGCAAGGAGCTCTTCTCCTACATTGTGCCCGTCCACGAGTGCTCCGAGCGGCTGCTGACGGAGCTGGAGTGCTGCTGGCAGGACAACATCATGCTGCACGGGCTGAGTCGCTGCATCTACGAGATTGCCGAGCGCCACTTCCACGTGTACATTGCCTTCTGCGAGCATCAGGGCAGGATGGACAGGACACTGCGGCGGCTGAAGGAGGCCAAGAACGGCGTCTTCCAGCAGCACCTGGAGAAACTGGAGGCGAGTCCCAGTTGCTGTGGCCTGAATCTGCTCTCGTTCCTCATGTTGCCCATGCAGCGGATCACCCGCCTGCCGCTGCTCATCGATGCGGTGTTCAGCAAGGAATCGCCCCACAACCAGGAGGAGTACGAGAGCTGGAAGCGCACGCTGGCTCTTGTCCAGAAGGTGGTGGCCCAGTGCAACGAAGCAGCCAATCGCTGGGAGCAAGCGCACGAGCTCGATCGCATTTCGAAGCAGCTGGAGTTCCCCTCAAACATCCGTGCCCTCGCCATTGTTCCCGTGGGAGTGACCAAGCATGGAGCCAAGCCTCGCTTCCTGGTCAAGCGGGGGGAGCTCACACATCTCGTGTGGCGGGGCGACGATGCCAAGCTGACGTTCGGCAAGCGGTTCACCAAGTCCAGCATCTATGCCTTCCTCTTCTCCGATCTCCTGGTGCTCTGCAAGCGCCGCGGCGAGTCCAACTTCAGTGTGTTCGACTATTGTCCCAGGAGCATGTTGACCATTGCTTCAGGCGAAACGCTGCCGCAGCTGCCAACCAAAGATATCAAGGATCAGGCCGGAAAAAACCTCATCCTGATGACTCTCCTCGAGAACTGCGACCGCAAGACAGTGGAGCTA GTGCTTTCCTGCCCCTCGGTGTCGGACCAGCAGCGTTGGCTGCAGGCCATGCGCCCGCCAGAGTCGGAAACGCCAGGCGAAAAGCTGTACGAGTCCTGGGACTGTCCGCAGGTCGTGGCCAAGCATAGCTACAAGTCCGACGAGCCAGATGTCCTCAATCTAGAGCTGGGCGACGTTGTCAATGTAACACGCAAGCTGCCAGATG GCTGGTACCAGGGCGAGCGCATTCGCGATGGCGCTGTTGGCTGGTTCCCAGGCAGCTACACAGACGAGCTGAACTCGGCCCACGTCCGCTCCCGCAACCTGAAACAGCGTCACCGCCTCCTCACCTTCACGGCCACCTATCTGGAGGCGCAGAAGGGCAAGTGA